Proteins encoded together in one Mycobacterium noviomagense window:
- a CDS encoding tRNA (cytidine(34)-2'-O)-methyltransferase encodes MFRLMFVSPRIAPNTGNAIRMVAATGAELHLVEPLGFDLSEPKLRRAGLDYHDLASVSVHACLEDAWDALAAERVFAFTAHATTVFTDVRYRPGDVLMFGPEPTGLDAETLADAHVTERVRIPMLPGRRSLNLSNAAAVAVYEAWRQHGFAGAR; translated from the coding sequence ATGTTCCGGCTGATGTTCGTCTCGCCGCGCATCGCACCGAACACGGGCAACGCAATCCGCATGGTCGCGGCCACCGGCGCCGAACTGCATTTGGTCGAGCCGCTGGGCTTCGACCTGTCCGAACCCAAGCTCCGCCGCGCCGGGCTGGATTACCACGACCTGGCGTCTGTCAGCGTGCACGCATGTTTGGAGGACGCCTGGGATGCGTTGGCGGCGGAGCGGGTCTTCGCTTTCACCGCACATGCCACCACGGTGTTCACTGACGTCAGGTACCGACCCGGCGATGTGTTGATGTTCGGTCCGGAGCCCACCGGCCTGGATGCGGAGACACTGGCCGACGCCCACGTCACCGAGCGGGTGCGCATCCCGATGCTTCCCGGCCGGCGGTCACTGAACCTGTCCAACGCCGCGGCGGTCGCTGTCTACGAGGCGTGGCGCCAGCACGGGTTCGCGGGCGCCCGCTAG
- a CDS encoding nitroreductase family protein, with product MTLNLSVDEVLTTTRSVRKRLDFEKPVPREVLTECLELALQAPTGSNAQGWQWVFVTDPDKKKAIADIYLANARGYLSLPGPEYPEGDTRGERMPHVRDSASYLAEHMHEAPVLLIPCLEGRVDQAPLGLSASFWASLFPAIWSFCLALRSRGLGSCWTTLHLLGDGEKQAAEVLGIPYDKYSQGALLPIAYTKGIDFKPAKRLPAEAVTHWDTW from the coding sequence ATGACCTTGAACCTGTCCGTCGACGAAGTCCTCACCACCACCCGATCAGTCCGCAAACGCCTCGACTTCGAAAAGCCCGTGCCCCGAGAGGTGTTGACGGAATGCCTGGAACTCGCATTGCAGGCGCCCACCGGTTCCAATGCGCAAGGCTGGCAATGGGTGTTCGTCACGGACCCAGACAAGAAGAAGGCGATCGCCGACATCTACCTGGCCAACGCCAGGGGCTACCTCAGCCTGCCCGGACCCGAATACCCCGAGGGCGACACCCGCGGTGAGCGCATGCCACATGTGCGTGACTCCGCCTCCTATCTCGCCGAGCACATGCACGAGGCGCCGGTGTTGTTGATCCCGTGCCTGGAAGGCCGGGTCGACCAGGCGCCGCTCGGGCTCAGTGCGTCATTCTGGGCGTCGCTATTCCCGGCGATCTGGAGCTTCTGCCTGGCATTGCGCTCCCGCGGGCTGGGCTCGTGTTGGACCACGCTGCACCTGCTCGGCGACGGAGAGAAGCAGGCCGCCGAAGTGCTCGGGATTCCTTACGACAAGTACAGCCAGGGCGCGCTGCTTCCGATCGCCTACACCAAGGGCATCGACTTCAAACCCGCCAAGCGGCTGCCCGCCGAGGCCGTCACGCACTGGGACACCTGGTAA